In Apis cerana isolate GH-2021 linkage group LG6, AcerK_1.0, whole genome shotgun sequence, the following are encoded in one genomic region:
- the LOC133665625 gene encoding uncharacterized protein PF3D7_1120600-like → MRTLVILLSSFLFHWEAASRGIRSETFQQGGGVREGERLNIAEQESILNEVGGEGTSLVDGRQKSRPTRDGLTRREIGSVEEAWSGTDWGGSHLPRFADRQELDRKKRNLSPLVSLLESNPKETELKHRNRNRKSLISDPHDDEEIRKILMNAKEKLNDMKSRNTIDDDWIFFVLPSRSGTLTESLFRPAGNDFKIGEQSWKNEKWLDDKEFLNANKFDYNEENLKKYEESPLSDWNIDARNKYSGEPAETSWSSKGKSDEKNGGTNFALIKGGRNRSNKHRLIKNDAYRNGDEDYRGIKVNADVKNGETYGDISIDNTMGNVVGSDKLSAAEISVKIPEARYNKAIRNKRPSNDNKSRFVSDPFVFLTELEGGTRREEKNKGSTPRESNVIKVHQSLPDGKLIENKVEERPYRDSKYLPIIVGKHLDTKFSNDESRSNKNGVERARTKMDDELLWIDKEEEKLKRGEKNSGELQVLQLLKELSNIRNQIERNQNLYEGNERNHGSSPSRVERIDARNDIRMEYDKQKSTAETSIPLDVNKRGGVKHRERVEEKSTPKIDEKLDGEWKKKEGVHRDELHKETVKRRDDYNSDENVKVKWTSLKEKQKAIADVNKDKENLDKLEKKTLEEGNSEIKGSQQIDVNNKTNLRKIKFNVKNLKEKDNHKKKKQDLNVDNENRRKDEVENIKEEKYIKTENKNEYNIPDIGRLKYKNENSQEKMKEKFDKENLKKIIFGVKTPKIKGIEDFNINSEDFRLENLNWIEYKADNLDTEDNEGNLRRENEIKKNIDNNLIRQKYGSNNLKAGKRKKFKIQDERGQNIQVDTKKKYKSDLKDEKISAKKEDKEKYDNSKMKETSIEIKTPQDEKFGIENLKNKGLEIINPIINKFADIKVNDNKFKIGKWINYNVHDLNKNENNNEDILEKDKWNIIDELKKDTEVDNGKKKYKFDDIKDEKVSAKKEDKEKYDNSKVKETSIEIKTPQDEKFGTETLKNKGLDINIPKIEVKDVKKDDNKFLIDKPKWIDINTDNLNTKKIEDTVEKDKWKGIDELKKDSEVDNGKKYELDDIKDEKVSAKKGDKKKYDNSKVKETSIEIKTPQDEKFGTETLKNKGLDINTPKIEVEDGKKDDNKLLIDKPKWADINADNLNTKKIEDTVEKDKWKGIDELKRILKLTMERMKETSIEIKTPQDEKFGTETLKNKRLDISIPKIEVKDVKKDDNKFLIDKPKWADINADNLNTKKIEDTVEKDKWKGIDELKKDTEVFSAKKEDKEKYDNSKVKETSIEIKTPQDEKFGTETLKNKRLDISIPKIEVKDVKKDDNKFLIDKPKWIDINTDNLNTKKIEDTVEKDKWKGIDELKKDSEVDNGKKYELDDIKDVKFSAKKGDKEKYGNSKVKETSIEIKTPQDEKLGTETLKNKGLDINTPKIEVEDGKKDDNKLLIDKPKWADINADNLNTKKIEDTVEKDKWKGIDELKKDSEVDNGKKYELDDIKDEKVSAKKEDKEKYDNSKVKETSIEIKTPQDEKFGTETLKNKRLDINIPKIEVKDVKKDDNKFLIDKPKWIDINTDNLNTKKIEDTVEKDKWKGIDELKKDTEVDNGEKKYKFDDIKDEKVSAKKEDKEKYDNSKVKETSIEIKTPQDEKLGTETLKNKGLDINTPKIEVKDVKKDDNKFLIDKPKWIDINTDNLNTKKIEDTVEKDKWKGIDELKKDTEDEKFGTETLKNKRLDINIPKIEVKDVKKDDNKFLIDKPKWIDINTDNLNTKKIEDTVEKDKWKGIDELKKDSEVDNGKKYELDDIKDVKFSAKKEDKEKYDNSKVKETSIEIKTPQDEKFGTETLKNKGLDINTPKIEVEDGKKDDNKLLIDKPKWADINADNLNTKKIEDTVEKDKWKGIDELKKDSEVDNGKKYELDDIKDDEKFGTETLKNKGLDINTPKIEVKDGKKDDNKLLIDKPKWIDINTDNLNTKKIEDTVEKDKWKGIDEPKKDTEVDNGEKKYKFDDIKDEKVSAKKEDKEKYDNSKVKETSIEIKTPQDEKLGTETLKNKGLDINTPKIEVKDVKKDDNKFLIDKPKWVDINTDILNTKKIEDTVEKDKWKGIDELKKDTEVDNGEKKYKFDDIKDEKVSAKKEDKEKYDNSKVKETSIEIKTPQDEKLGTETLKNKGLDINTPKIEVKDGKKDDNEFLIDKPKWVDINTDILNTKKIEDTVEKDKWKGIDELKKDTEDKKFGIETLKNKGLDINTPKIEVEDGKKDDNKLLIDKPKWIDINTDNLNTKKIEDTVEKDKWKGIDEPKKDTEVDNGEKKYKFDDIKDEKVSAKKEDKEKYGNSKVKETSIEIKTPQDEKLGTETLKNKGLDINTPKIEVKDVKKDDNKFLIDKPKWIDINTDNLNTKKIEDTVEKDKWIGIDELKKDTEVDNGEKKYKFDDIKDEKVSAKKEDKEKYDNSKVKETSIEIKTPQDEKFGTETLKNKGLDINTPKIEVEDGKKDDNKLLIDNPKWADINADNLNTKKIEDTVEKDKWKGIDEVKKDTEVDNGKKKYKFDDIKDEKVSAKKEDKEKYDNSKVKETSIEIKTPQDEKFGTETLKNKRLDINIPKIEVKDVKKDDNKFLIDKPKWIDINTDNLNTKKIEDTVEKDKWKGIDELKKDSEVDNGKKYELDDIKDDEKIGTETLKNGLDINTSKIEVKDGKKDDNEFLIDKPKWIDINTDNLNTKKIEDTVEKDKWKGIDEPKKDTEVDNGEKKYKFDDIKDEKVSAKKEDKEKYDNSKVKETSIEIKTPQDEKLGTETLKNKGLDINTPKIEVKDVKKDDNKFLIDKPKWIDINTDNLNTKKIEDTVEKDKWKGIDELKKDSEVDNGKKYELDDIKDDEKFGTETLKNGLDINTSKIEVKDGKKDDNEFLIDKPKWIDINTDNLNTKKIEDTVEKDKWKGIDELKKDTEVVNGEKKYKFDDIKDEKVSAKKEDEEKYDNSKVKETSIEIKTPQDEKFGTETLKNKGLKIINPIIDKLGNIKIDDSKFKIGKWTNYNVDDLYKKESNNILQKDKGNAIDELQKHTKVDSANKYKMRNLERKI, encoded by the exons ATGAGGACGCTTGTGATCCTTTTATCCTCGTTCCTTTTCCATTGGGAGGCCGCCTCGCGCGGGATTCGAAGCGAAACCTTTCAGCAGGGAGGAGGCgtgagggagggggagaggttGAATATAGCCGAGCAGGAAAGCATCTTGAACGAGGTTGGGGGAGAGGGGACTTCTTTGGTAGATGGACGACAGAAATCACGCCCGACCAGGGATGGATTAACCCGGCGGGAAATAGGATCAGTGGAGGAGGCTTGGAGCGGAACTGATTGGGGAGGGTCGCATCTTCCTCGCTTCGCGGATAGACAG GAATTGgatagaaaaaagagaaatctgTCGCCTCTAGTCTCTTTACTGGAATCAAATCCGAAAGAAACGGAGTTAAAACATCGAAATCGGAATCGGAAATCATTGATCTCAGATCCTCACGACGATGAGGAGATTCGAAAGATTCTCATGAACGCGaaggaaaaattgaacgaCATGAAATCGAGAAACACGATCGACGACGATTGGATCTTTTTCGTATTGCCGTCCAGATCGGGAACGCTGACGGAATCGTTATTCAGGCCGGCAGgcaatgatttcaaaattgggGAGCAAAGTTGGAAGAATGAGAAATGGTTGGACGACAAGGAGTTTTTAAATgcgaataaattcgattacAACGAGgagaatcttaaaaaatacgaagaatCCCCTCTTTCGGACTGGAATATCGAcgcgagaaataaatattccggCGAGCCGGCGGAAACTTCTTGGAGCAGTAAGGGGAAATCTGACGAGAAAAATGGTGGAACAAATTTTGCATTAATAAAAGGGGGGAGAAATCGGTCGAATAAGCACCGGTTGATCAAAAATGATGCGTACAGGAATGGAGACGAAGATTATCGCGGCATAAAAGTCAACGCTGATGTAAAAAATGGGGAGACATATGGCGATATTTCAATCGATAACACAATGGGCAACGTGGTGGGGAGTGATAAACTGTCGGCTGCAGAAATATCTGTGAAAATACCCGAGGCGCGATACAATAAAGCGATTCGAAATAAGCGACCTTCGAACGATAATAAATCGCGTTTCGTTTCGGATCCGTTTGTTTTTCTGACGGAATTGGAAGGTGGAACAAGACGCGAGGAGAAGAATAAAGGATCGACGCCCCGTGAATCAAACGTAATAAAGGTGCATCAAAGTCTGCCTGACGGAAAGTTAATCGAGAACAAAGTGGAGGAAAGGCCTTATCGAGATTCGAAGTATTTGCCGATTATTGTTGGGAAACATCTGGATACCAAATTCTCGAACGATGAATCACGTTCGAATAAAAATGGCGTGGAACGTGCGAGAACGAAAATGGACGACGAGTTGTTATGGATCGACAAGGAAGAAGAGAAGTTGAAGCGGGGGGAGAAAAATTCTGGAGAATTACAAGTGTTGCAATTGTTGAAGGAATTGTCGAATATAAGGAATCAGATAGAGAGGAATCAGAATCTGTATGAGGGAAATGAAAGGAATCACGGTTCGAGTCCCTCGCGTGTCGAGAGAATAGACGCGAGGAATGATATCCGGATGGAATATGATAAACAGAAGAGCACAGCTGAAACATCAATTCCTCTAGACGTGAACAAACGTGGCGGTGTGAAACATCGGGAACGTGTCGAAGAGAAATCGACGCCAAAAATTGACGAAAAGTTGGATGGtgaatggaaaaagaaggaaggtgTGCATCGTGATGAGCTGCACAAGGAGACGGTGAAGAGACGTGACGATTACAATTCTGATGAAAATGTTAAAGTAAAATGGACATCTTTGAAGGAAAAACAAAAAGCGATAGCTGATGTAAATAAGGATAAAGAGAACttagataaattagaaaagaagacGCTTGAAGAAggaaattcagaaataaagGGATCACAGCAGATTGATGTAAATAATAAgacaaatttgagaaaaattaaatttaatgtgaaaaatttaaaggaaaaagataatcacaaaaaaaagaaacaggatTTAAATGTGGATAATGAAAATAGACGCAAAGATgaagtagaaaatataaaagaagagaagtatataaaaactgaaaataaaaatgaatataatatacctGATATAGGGcgattaaagtataaaaatgaaaattctcaagaaaaaatgaaagagaaatttgataaagaaaatttgaaaaaaataatttttggagtGAAAACTCCAAAAATTAAGGGAATCgaagattttaatatcaatagtgAAGATTTTAGATTAGAGAATTTGAATTGGATAGAATATAAAGCAGACAATTTGGATACAGAAGATAACGAAGGAAATTTgagaagagaaaatgaaattaaaaagaatattgataaCAATTTAATCAGACAAAAATAcggatcaaataatttaaaggcaggaaagagaaagaaatttaagataCAAGATGAGCGAGGACAAAATATTCAAGTCGAtactaaaaagaaatacaaatcagatttaaaagatgaaaaaattagtgcaaagaaagaagataaagagaaatatgataactcaaaaatgaaagaaacaagtattgaaattaaaactccACAGGACGAGAAATTtggaatagaaaatttgaaaaacaaaggACTTGAAATCattaatccaataattaataaattcgcgGACATTAAGGTAAatgataacaaatttaaaattggaaaatggaTTAATTATAACGTACATGATTTGAATAAGAatgagaataataatgaagatattttagaaaaagataaatggaatataattgatgaattaaaaaaggataCTGAAGTTGacaatggaaagaaaaaatacaaatttgatgatataaaagatgaaaaggtTAGtgcaaagaaagaagataaagagaaatatgatAACTCAAAAGTGAAAGAAACaagtattgaaattaaaactccACAGGATGAGAAATTTGGAacagaaactttgaaaaacaAAGGACTTGATatcaatattccaaaaattgaaGTGAAAGATGTTAAGaaagatgataataaatttttaatagataaaccaAAGTGGATAGATATTAACACGGATAATTTGAATACCAAAAAGATTGAAGATACtgtagaaaaagataaatggaagggaattgatgaattaaaaaaagatagtgAAGTCGACAATGGAAAAAAGTACGAAttagatgatataaaagatgaaaaggtTAGTGCAAAGAaaggagataaaaagaaatatgataactcaaaagtgaaagaaacaagtattgaaattaaaactccACAGGATGAGAAATTTGGAacagaaactttgaaaaacaAAGGACTTGATATCAATACTCCAAAAATTGAAGTGGAAGATGGTAAAAAAGATGATAACAAACTTCTAATAGATAAACCAAAATGGGCAGATATTAACGCAGACAATTTGAATACCAAAAAGATTGAAGATACtgtagaaaaagataaatggaaGGGAATTGATGAACTAAAAAGGATACTGAAGTTAACAATGGAAAGAA TGAAAGAAACaagtattgaaattaaaactccACAGGATGAGAAATTTGGAacagaaactttgaaaaacaaaagacTTGATATCAGTATTCCAAAAATTGAAGTGAAAGATGTTAAGaaagatgataataaatttttaatagataaaccaAAATGGGCAGATATTAACGCAGACAATTTGAATACCAAAAAGATTGAAGATACtgtagaaaaagataaatggaaGGGAATTGATGAACTAAAAAAGGATACTGAAGTT TTTAGtgcaaagaaagaagataaagagaaatatgatAACTCAAAAGTGAAAGAAACaagtattgaaattaaaactccACAGGATGAGAAATTTGGAacagaaactttgaaaaacaaaagacTTGATATCAGTATTCCAAAAATTGAAGTGAAAGATGTTAAGaaagatgataataaatttttaatagataaaccaAAGTGGATAGATATTAATACGGATAATTTGAATACCAAAAAGATTGAAGATACtgtagaaaaagataaatggaagggaattgatgaattaaaaaaagatagtgAAGTCGACAATGGAAAGAAGTACGAAttagatgatataaaagatgtAAAGTTTAGTGCAAAGAAAggagataaagagaaatacGGTAACTCAAAAGTGAAAGAAACaagtattgaaattaaaactccACAGGATGAGAAACTTGGAacagaaactttgaaaaacaAAGGACTTGATATCAATACTCCAAAAATTGAAGTGGAAGATGGTAAAAAAGATGATAACAAACTTCTAATAGATAAACCAAAATGGGCAGATATTAACGCAGACAATTTGAATACCAAAAAGATTGAAGATACtgtagaaaaagataaatggaagggaattgatgaattaaaaaaagatagtgAAGTCGACAATGGAAAGAAGTACGAAttagatgatataaaagatgaaaaggtTAGtgcaaagaaagaagataaagagaaatacGATAACTCAAAAGTGAAAGAAACaagtattgaaattaaaactccACAGGATGAGAAATTTGGAacagaaactttgaaaaacaaaagacTTGATatcaatattccaaaaattgaaGTGAAAGATGTTAAGaaagatgataataaatttttaatagataaaccaAAGTGGATAGATATTAACACGGATAATTTGAATACCAAAAAGATTGAAGATACtgtagaaaaagataaatggaaGGGAATTGATGAACTAAAAAAGGATACTGAAGTTGACaatggagagaaaaaatacaaatttgatgatataaaagatgaaaaggtTAGtgcaaagaaagaagataaagagaaatacGATAACTCAAAAGTGAAAGAAACaagtattgaaattaaaactccACAGGATGAGAAACTTGGAacagaaactttgaaaaacaAAGGACTTGATATCAATACTCCAAAAATTGAAGTGAAAGATGTTAAGaaagatgataataaatttttaatagataaaccaAAATGGATAGATATTAACACGGATAATTTGAATACCAAAAAGATTGAAGATACtgtagaaaaagataaatggaaGGGAATTGATGAACTAAAAAAGGATACTGAA GATGAGAAATTTGGAacagaaactttgaaaaacaaaagacTTGATatcaatattccaaaaattgaaGTGAAAGATGTTAAGaaagatgataataaatttttaatagataaaccaAAGTGGATAGATATTAATACGGATAATTTGAATACCAAAAAGATTGAAGATACtgtagaaaaagataaatggaagggaattgatgaattaaaaaaagatagtgAAGTCGACAATGGAAAGAAGTACGAAttagatgatataaaagatgtAAAGTTTAGtgcaaagaaagaagataaagagaaatacGATAACTCAAAAGTGAAAGAAACaagtattgaaattaaaactccACAGGATGAGAAATTTGGAacagaaactttgaaaaacaAAGGACTTGATATCAATACTCCAAAAATTGAAGTGGAAGATGGTAAAAAAGATGATAACAAACTTCTAATAGATAAACCAAAATGGGCAGATATTAACGCAGACAATTTGAATACCAAAAAGATTGAAGATACtgtagaaaaagataaatggaagggaattgatgaattaaaaaaagatagtgAAGTCGACAATGGAAAGAAGTACGAAttagatgatataaaagat GATGAAAAATTTGGAacagaaactttgaaaaacaAAGGACTTGATATCAATACTCCAAAAATTGAAGTGAAAGATGGTAAAAAAGATGATAACAAACTTCTAATAGATAAACCAAAGTGGATAGATATTAACACGGATAATTTGAATACCAAAAAGATTGAAGATACtgtagaaaaagataaatggaaGGGAATTGATGAACCAAAAAAGGATACTGAAGTTGACaatggagagaaaaaatacaaatttgatgatataaaagatgaaaaggtTAGtgcaaagaaagaagataaagagaaatacGATAACTCAAAAGTGAAAGAAACaagtattgaaattaaaactccACAGGATGAGAAACTTGGAacagaaactttgaaaaacaAAGGACTTGATATCAATACTCCAAAAATTGAAGTGAAAGATGTTAAGaaagatgataataaatttttaatagataaaccaAAATGGGTAGATATTAACACGGATATTTTGAATACCAAAAAGATTGAAGATACtgtagaaaaagataaatggaaGGGAATTGATGAACTAAAAAAGGATACTGAAGTTGACaatggagagaaaaaatacaaatttgatgatataaaagatgaaaaggtTAGtgcaaagaaagaagataaagagaaatacGATAACTCAAAAGTGAAAGAAACaagtattgaaattaaaactccACAGGATGAGAAACTTGGAacagaaactttgaaaaacaAAGGACTTGATATCAATACTCCAAAAATTGAAGTGAAAGATGGTAAAAAAGATGATAACGAATTTCTAATAGATAAACCAAAATGGGTAGATATTAACACGGATATTTTGAATACCAAAAAGATTGAAGATACtgtagaaaaagataaatggaaGGGAATTGATGAACTAAAAAAGGATACTGAA GATAAGAAATTTGGAatagaaactttgaaaaacaAAGGACTTGATATCAATACTCCAAAAATTGAAGTGGAAGATGGTAAAAAAGATGATAACAAACTTCTAATAGATAAACCAAAGTGGATAGATATTAATACGGATAATTTGAATACCAAAAAGATTGAAGATACtgtagaaaaagataaatggaaGGGAATTGATGAACCAAAAAAGGATACTGAAGTTGACaatggagagaaaaaatacaaatttgatgatataaaagatgaaaaggtTAGtgcaaagaaagaagataaagagaaatacGGTAACTCAAAAGTGAAAGAAACaagtattgaaattaaaactccACAGGATGAGAAACTTGGAacagaaactttgaaaaacaAAGGACTTGATATCAATACTCCAAAAATTGAAGTGAAAGATGTTAAGaaagatgataataaatttttaatagataaaccaAAATGGATAGATATTAACACGGATAATTTGAATACCAAAAAGATTGAAGATACtgtagaaaaagataaatggaTAGGAATTGATGAACTAAAAAAGGATACTGAAGTTGACaatggagagaaaaaatacaaatttgatgatataaaagatgaaaaggtTAGtgcaaagaaagaagataaagagaaatacGATAACTCAAAAGTGAAAGAAACaagtattgaaattaaaactccACAGGATGAGAAATTTGGAacagaaactttgaaaaacaAAGGACTTGATATCAATACTCCAAAAATTGAAGTGGAAGATGGTAAAAAAGACGATAACAAACTTCTAATAGATAATCCAAAATGGGCAGATATTAACGCAGACAATTTGAATACCAAAAAGATTGAAGATACtgtagaaaaagataaatggaaGGGAATTGATGAAGTAAAAAAGGATACTGAAGTTGacaatggaaagaaaaaatacaaatttgatgatataaaagatgaaaaggtTAGtgcaaagaaagaagataaagagaaatacGATAACTCAAAAGTGAAAGAAACaagtattgaaattaaaactccACAGGATGAGAAATTTGGAacagaaactttgaaaaacaaaagacTTGATatcaatattccaaaaattgaaGTGAAAGATGTTAAGaaagatgataataaatttttaatagataaaccaAAGTGGATAGATATTAATACGGATAATTTGAATACCAAAAAGATTGAAGATACtgtagaaaaagataaatggaagggaattgatgaattaaaaaaagatagtgAAGTCGACAATGGAAAGAAGTACGAAttagatgatataaaagat GATGAGAAAATTGGAacagaaactttgaaaaacgGACTTGATATCAATACCTCAAAAATTGAAGTGAAAGATGGTAAAAAAGATGATAACGAATTTCTAATAGATAAACCAAAGTGGATAGATATTAACACGGATAATTTGAATACCAAAAAGATTGAAGATACtgtagaaaaagataaatggaaGGGAATTGATGAACCAAAAAAGGATACTGAAGTTGACaatggagagaaaaaatacaaatttgatgatataaaagatgaaaaggtTAGtgcaaagaaagaagataaagagaaatatgatAACTCAAAAGTGAAAGAAACaagtattgaaattaaaactccACAGGATGAGAAACTTGGAacagaaactttgaaaaacaAAGGACTTGATATCAATACTCCAAAAATTGAAGTGAAAGATGTTAAGaaagatgataataaatttttaatagataaaccaAAATGGATAGATATTAACACGGATAATTTGAATACCAAAAAGATTGAAGATACtgtagaaaaagataaatggaagggaattgatgaattaaaaaaagatagtgAAGTCGACAATGGAAAGAAGTACGAAttagatgatataaaagat GATGAGAAATTTGGAacagaaactttgaaaaacgGACTTGATATCAATACCTCAAAAATTGAAGTGAAAGATGGTAAAAAAGATGATAACGAATTTCTAATAGATAAACCAAAGTGGATAGATATTAATACGGATAATTTGAATACCAAAAAGATTGAAGATACtgtagaaaaagataaatggaaGGGAATTGATGAACTAAAAAAGGATACTGAAGTTGTCaatggagagaaaaaatacaaatttgatgatataaaagatgaaaaggtTAGTGCAAAGAAAGAAGATGAAGAGAAATACGATAACTCAAAAGTGAAAGAAACaagtattgaaattaaaactccACAGGATGAAAAATTTGGAacagaaactttgaaaaacaaaggacttaaaatcattaatccaATAATTGATAAACTCGGGAATATTAAGATAGATGatagcaaatttaaaataggaaAATGGACTAATTATAACGTAGatgatttgtataaaaaagaaagtaataatattttacaaaaagataaaGGGAATGCTATTGATGAATTACAAAAGCATACTAAAGTCGACAGTGCAAATAAATACAA GATGAGAAATTTGGAacggaaaatttga